A region of Streptomyces sp. NBC_00654 DNA encodes the following proteins:
- a CDS encoding PTS transporter subunit EIIC → MSTSAAAAPQQKWWNGPIQGLQKVGRSLQLPVAVLPAAGLLVSLGNLFSSYLHGDFWDKTSKVLLNGGNAILDGTTGLPLLFCIGVAIGFAKKADGSTALAAVVGFLVYRGVLGAFPVDDSVTEAVPNGIPQNPGVLGGILIGLLTAVIWQRYHRTKLVDWLGFFNGRRLVPILMAFLCVILGVLFGLLWQPVGDALTWFSKQLIDLGAWGAAIFGFANRLLIPIGMHQFLNTFFWFQAGEFTGADGVTVQGDISRFFAEDPSAGQFTSGFFPIMMFGLPAAALAIAHTARPERRKEVGGLMLSVALTSFVTGVTEPLEFSFMFVAPLLYGVHAVLTGVSMGVTWALGVHAGFSFSAGLIDYVVNWHLDTKPWLIIPIGLCFAVIYYAIFRFAITKFNLQTPGREPEEVEKEIEKDLTK, encoded by the coding sequence ATGAGTACGAGCGCGGCTGCGGCACCGCAGCAGAAGTGGTGGAACGGGCCGATCCAGGGGCTGCAGAAGGTCGGACGGAGCCTTCAGCTTCCCGTGGCCGTCCTCCCGGCGGCCGGCCTGCTGGTCAGCCTCGGCAACCTGTTCAGCTCGTATCTGCACGGCGACTTCTGGGACAAGACCTCCAAGGTCCTGCTCAACGGCGGAAACGCCATCCTCGACGGCACCACCGGCCTGCCCCTGCTGTTCTGCATCGGTGTGGCCATCGGCTTCGCGAAGAAGGCGGACGGCTCGACGGCGCTGGCCGCGGTGGTCGGCTTCCTCGTCTACCGGGGCGTGCTCGGCGCCTTCCCCGTCGACGACTCGGTGACCGAGGCGGTGCCCAACGGAATCCCGCAGAACCCCGGTGTGCTCGGCGGCATCCTCATCGGTCTGCTCACCGCCGTGATCTGGCAGCGCTACCACCGCACCAAGCTGGTGGACTGGCTGGGCTTCTTCAACGGGCGCCGCCTGGTACCGATCCTGATGGCGTTCCTCTGCGTGATCCTGGGCGTGCTGTTCGGCCTGCTGTGGCAGCCGGTCGGTGACGCGCTGACCTGGTTCTCCAAGCAGCTGATCGACCTCGGAGCGTGGGGCGCGGCCATCTTCGGCTTCGCGAACCGGCTGCTGATCCCGATCGGCATGCACCAGTTCCTGAACACCTTCTTCTGGTTCCAGGCGGGCGAGTTCACCGGGGCGGACGGCGTGACGGTCCAGGGAGACATCTCCCGCTTCTTCGCCGAGGACCCGTCGGCGGGGCAGTTCACCTCCGGCTTCTTCCCGATCATGATGTTCGGCCTGCCCGCCGCGGCCCTGGCCATCGCGCACACCGCGCGGCCGGAGCGGCGCAAGGAGGTCGGCGGTCTGATGCTGTCCGTGGCCCTGACCTCGTTCGTCACGGGTGTCACCGAGCCGCTGGAGTTCTCGTTCATGTTCGTGGCGCCGCTGCTGTACGGCGTGCACGCGGTCCTCACCGGGGTCTCGATGGGGGTCACCTGGGCGCTGGGAGTGCACGCGGGATTCAGCTTCTCGGCAGGCCTGATCGACTACGTGGTCAACTGGCATCTGGACACGAAACCGTGGCTGATCATCCCGATCGGACTGTGCTTCGCGGTGATCTACTACGCCATCTTCCGTTTCGCGATCACCAAGTTCAACCTCCAGACACCCGGGCGCGAACCCGAGGAAGTGGAGAAGGAGATCGAGAAGGACCTCACCAAGTAA
- the rph gene encoding ribonuclease PH — protein sequence MSRIDGRTPEQLRPVTIERGWSKHAEGSVLISFGDTKVFCTASVTEGVPRWRKGSGEGWVTAEYSMLPRSTNTRGDRESVRGKIGGRTHEISRLIGRSLRAVIDYKALGENTIVLDCDVLQADGGTRTAAITGAYVALADAVAWAQGKKIVKQGRKPLTDTVAAISVGIVDGVPLLDLCYEEDVRADTDMNVVCTGDGRFVEVQGTAEAAPFDRTELGALLDLATAGCVDLAALQNEALARTSGE from the coding sequence ATGTCTCGCATCGACGGCCGCACCCCCGAACAGCTCCGCCCCGTCACCATCGAACGCGGCTGGAGCAAGCACGCCGAAGGCTCAGTCCTCATCTCCTTCGGCGACACCAAAGTCTTCTGCACCGCCTCCGTCACCGAAGGTGTCCCGCGCTGGCGCAAGGGCAGCGGTGAAGGCTGGGTCACCGCCGAGTACTCCATGCTGCCCCGCTCCACCAACACCCGGGGCGACCGTGAGTCCGTCCGCGGCAAGATCGGCGGCCGGACCCACGAGATCAGCCGGCTGATCGGCCGCTCGCTGCGCGCCGTCATCGACTACAAGGCCCTCGGCGAGAACACCATCGTCCTGGACTGCGACGTCCTCCAGGCCGACGGCGGCACCCGTACCGCCGCCATCACCGGCGCCTATGTCGCCCTCGCCGACGCCGTCGCCTGGGCCCAGGGCAAGAAGATCGTCAAGCAAGGCCGCAAGCCGCTCACCGACACCGTCGCCGCCATCAGCGTCGGCATCGTCGACGGCGTTCCGCTCCTCGACCTCTGTTACGAGGAGGACGTCCGCGCCGACACCGACATGAACGTCGTCTGCACCGGCGACGGCCGCTTCGTCGAGGTCCAGGGCACCGCGGAGGCCGCGCCGTTCGACCGCACGGAACTGGGCGCGCTCCTGGACCTCGCCACCGCCGGCTGTGTGGACCTCGCCGCACTCCAGAACGAGGCACTCGCCCGCACCTCCGGCGAGTAA
- the proP gene encoding glycine betaine/L-proline transporter ProP, with protein MAASDPQQAADPDAVKRHPALFRAARKRRNPRLRRTDITVTDDQAVKRAVKAASLGNAMEWFDFGIYSYLAVTIGHVFFPSGNDTTQLLSSFATFAVAFLVRPLGGMFFGPMGDKVGRKKVLALTMILMAVGTFAIGLIPSHGTIGLWAPALLIFFRMLQGFSTGGEYGGASTFIAEYAPDKRRGFFGSFLEFGTLAGYVGAAGLVTALYALLDTAQMESWGWRIPFLVAGPLGLVGLYLRLRLDETPAFQKLEGGTAHASEAADGVESTAKGDLAKIFRQYWPTLILCICLVGAYNITDYMLLSYMPTYLSDELGYSETHGLLILLAVMVFLMLIISRVGKLSDRFGRKPLLMTGMLGFLFLSLPSFLLIRQGSIPAITIGMLLLGLSLVCMLGTMSAALPALFPTHVRYGSLSVGYNLSASIFGGTTPLVITALISWSGSNLMPAYYAMAAALAGVIAVACMKETAQQPLAGSPPSVETEAEAAEICAAQSPDPKF; from the coding sequence ATGGCGGCCTCCGACCCCCAGCAGGCGGCCGACCCCGATGCGGTCAAACGTCACCCCGCGCTCTTCCGGGCCGCCCGCAAGCGCCGGAATCCCAGGCTCCGCCGGACCGACATCACGGTCACCGACGACCAGGCGGTCAAGCGCGCGGTGAAAGCGGCCTCGCTCGGGAACGCCATGGAGTGGTTCGACTTCGGCATCTACTCCTATCTGGCCGTGACCATCGGGCATGTCTTCTTCCCGTCCGGGAACGACACCACCCAGCTGCTCTCGTCCTTCGCGACCTTCGCCGTGGCCTTCCTCGTTCGGCCACTCGGGGGAATGTTCTTCGGGCCCATGGGCGACAAGGTCGGCCGGAAAAAGGTCCTCGCCCTCACCATGATCCTGATGGCGGTCGGCACCTTCGCGATCGGCCTCATCCCCTCCCACGGCACGATCGGCCTCTGGGCCCCCGCCCTGCTGATCTTCTTCCGGATGCTCCAGGGCTTCTCGACCGGCGGTGAGTACGGCGGTGCCTCGACCTTCATCGCGGAGTACGCCCCCGACAAGCGGCGCGGCTTCTTCGGCAGCTTCCTCGAATTCGGCACCCTCGCCGGCTACGTCGGCGCCGCGGGTCTGGTGACCGCGCTGTACGCGCTGCTGGACACCGCCCAGATGGAGTCCTGGGGCTGGCGCATCCCGTTCCTCGTCGCGGGCCCGCTCGGTCTGGTCGGCCTCTATCTGCGGCTGCGGCTCGACGAGACCCCGGCCTTCCAGAAGCTGGAGGGCGGCACCGCCCACGCGAGCGAGGCGGCGGACGGCGTCGAGTCCACCGCCAAGGGCGACCTCGCCAAGATCTTCCGGCAGTACTGGCCGACGCTGATCCTCTGCATCTGCCTGGTCGGCGCGTACAACATCACCGATTACATGCTGCTGTCGTACATGCCGACGTACCTCTCCGACGAGCTCGGCTACAGCGAGACCCACGGGCTGCTGATCCTGCTCGCCGTGATGGTCTTCCTGATGCTGATCATCAGCCGGGTCGGCAAGCTCTCCGACCGTTTCGGCCGCAAGCCGCTGCTGATGACCGGCATGCTCGGCTTCCTCTTCCTCTCCCTGCCGTCGTTCCTCCTGATCCGTCAGGGAAGCATCCCCGCCATCACGATCGGGATGCTGCTGCTGGGCCTGTCCCTGGTCTGCATGCTCGGCACGATGTCCGCGGCGCTGCCCGCCCTGTTCCCCACGCACGTCCGCTACGGCTCGCTGTCGGTGGGCTACAACCTCTCCGCGTCGATCTTCGGCGGCACGACCCCCCTGGTGATCACCGCTCTGATCAGCTGGAGCGGCTCGAACCTGATGCCCGCGTACTACGCGATGGCCGCCGCCCTGGCCGGAGTGATCGCCGTGGCCTGCATGAAGGAAACGGCCCAGCAGCCGCTGGCCGGCTCCCCGCCCTCGGTGGAGACGGAGGCGGAGGCCGCGGAGATCTGCGCGGCCCAGTCGCCGGATCCGAAGTTCTGA
- a CDS encoding ABC-2 family transporter protein: protein MRLYAVVAAGGFRRHATYRMATAAGVFTNTVFGFIMAYVYVALWDERPQLGGYDTSQALTYVWLGQALLMTCSMMGGGFEDELMERIRTGDIAVDLYRPADLQLWWLAGDVGRAAFHLLGRGIVPMALGALAFDLALPSSPWTWLAFLVSVALGVVVSFAVRFLVALSAFWLMDGAGAMQVAWLMGLFFSGMLLPLNLFPGVLGEVARALPWSSLLQVPADVFLGKHQGWELLRAYAFQAGWAVALLGAGRLVQTVATRRVVVQGG from the coding sequence GTGCGGCTCTACGCGGTGGTGGCGGCCGGTGGTTTCCGGCGCCATGCCACCTACCGGATGGCGACGGCGGCGGGTGTGTTCACCAACACCGTCTTCGGTTTCATCATGGCGTACGTCTATGTGGCGCTGTGGGACGAGCGCCCGCAGCTCGGCGGCTACGACACCTCGCAGGCGCTGACCTACGTGTGGCTGGGACAGGCGCTGCTCATGACCTGCTCCATGATGGGCGGCGGCTTCGAGGACGAGCTGATGGAGCGCATCCGTACCGGCGACATCGCCGTCGACCTGTACCGGCCCGCCGACCTCCAGCTGTGGTGGCTGGCGGGTGACGTGGGCCGGGCGGCGTTCCATCTGCTGGGGCGCGGCATCGTCCCGATGGCACTGGGCGCGCTCGCCTTCGATCTGGCCCTGCCCTCCTCGCCGTGGACCTGGCTGGCGTTCCTCGTCTCGGTGGCGCTCGGTGTGGTGGTCAGCTTCGCCGTGCGCTTCCTGGTCGCGCTGTCGGCGTTCTGGCTGATGGACGGGGCGGGCGCGATGCAGGTCGCCTGGCTGATGGGGCTGTTCTTCTCGGGGATGCTGCTGCCGCTGAACCTGTTCCCCGGGGTGCTGGGCGAGGTGGCGCGGGCGTTGCCCTGGTCCTCGCTGCTCCAGGTGCCCGCCGATGTGTTCCTCGGCAAGCACCAGGGGTGGGAGCTGCTGCGGGCGTACGCCTTCCAGGCCGGCTGGGCGGTGGCCCTGCTGGGCGCGGGCCGGCTGGTACAGACCGTGGCGACCAGGAGGGTGGTGGTTCAGGGTGGCTGA
- a CDS encoding DUF3618 domain-containing protein — protein sequence MSDARSPAQIEADIISRREQLAVVLDEIGVRVHPKTIIGDAKAKVAQSVDRTAGRAFVAVNRSVSDVKAQFVSQDGTPRLERVIPAALLVVGVVGLLAVSSRRGKK from the coding sequence GTGTCGGATGCCAGGAGCCCTGCGCAGATCGAGGCGGACATCATCAGCAGGCGTGAGCAGCTCGCGGTGGTGCTCGACGAGATCGGGGTGCGGGTGCACCCGAAGACGATCATCGGCGACGCGAAGGCCAAGGTGGCCCAGTCGGTCGACCGGACGGCGGGCCGCGCGTTCGTCGCGGTGAACCGGTCGGTGTCGGACGTGAAGGCCCAGTTCGTGTCGCAGGACGGTACGCCGCGTCTGGAGCGGGTGATCCCGGCGGCGCTGCTGGTCGTCGGTGTGGTCGGGCTGCTCGCCGTGTCGTCGCGGCGCGGGAAGAAGTAA
- the bcp gene encoding thioredoxin-dependent thiol peroxidase: MSERLQPGDTAPAFTLPDADGNEISLADHQGRKVIVYFYPAALTPGCTKQACDFTDNLDLLAEAGYDVIGVSPDKPEKLAKFREKENLKVTLVGDPSKETLEAYGAFGEKKLYGKVVTGVIRSTVVVDEQGKVEHAFYNVKATGHVAKIIRDLGI, translated from the coding sequence ATGAGCGAGCGACTCCAGCCCGGCGACACCGCCCCCGCCTTCACGCTCCCCGACGCCGACGGCAACGAGATCTCGCTCGCGGACCACCAGGGCCGCAAGGTCATCGTGTACTTCTACCCGGCCGCCCTGACCCCCGGCTGCACCAAGCAGGCCTGCGATTTCACCGACAATCTGGACCTTCTGGCCGAGGCCGGATACGACGTCATCGGTGTCTCCCCCGACAAGCCGGAGAAGCTCGCGAAGTTCCGTGAGAAGGAGAACCTCAAGGTCACCCTGGTCGGCGACCCGTCCAAGGAGACCCTTGAGGCGTACGGCGCCTTCGGCGAGAAGAAGCTCTACGGCAAAGTGGTGACGGGCGTCATCCGCTCGACCGTCGTCGTCGACGAGCAGGGCAAGGTCGAGCACGCCTTCTACAACGTCAAGGCGACCGGCCATGTAGCCAAGATCATCAGGGATCTGGGCATCTGA
- a CDS encoding multidrug efflux SMR transporter, whose translation MAWVLLIVAGLLEVGWSIGMKYTEGFTRLWPSVFTGLGIVASMVLLSHAAKTLPIGTAYGVWVGIGAAGAAVLGMVILNEPVTAARIFFVCLLLVAVVGLKATSGH comes from the coding sequence ATGGCCTGGGTTCTGCTGATCGTCGCCGGTCTGCTCGAAGTGGGCTGGTCGATCGGAATGAAGTACACCGAGGGGTTCACCCGGCTGTGGCCGAGCGTGTTCACCGGCCTCGGGATCGTCGCGAGCATGGTGTTGCTGTCCCATGCGGCGAAGACGCTGCCGATCGGTACGGCGTACGGCGTCTGGGTCGGTATCGGCGCGGCCGGGGCCGCGGTCCTCGGCATGGTGATCCTCAATGAGCCGGTGACGGCCGCCCGGATCTTCTTCGTGTGTCTGCTGCTGGTCGCCGTGGTGGGGCTGAAGGCGACCTCCGGGCACTGA
- a CDS encoding ABC transporter permease, with protein MVADGLRAYGLIVAMWLRSTMAYRASFVMTTFGNFAVTAFDFVALMMMFSHIDALGGYSLPEIALLYGSAATAFGLADLTLGSMDRLGRRVRDGTLDILLVRPVPVLAQVAADRFALRRLGRVTQGLLVLGYALVSLDIAWTPLKVVMLPLMVLSGAAIFGAVFAAGAAFQFFAQDASEVQNSFTYGGTTLLQYPPTVFAKDLVRGVTFVVPLAFVSWLPALYVLGREYPLDLPRWVAFLPPVVAALCWVLAGLAWRAGLRAYRSTGS; from the coding sequence GTGGTGGCCGACGGACTCCGGGCGTACGGGCTGATCGTGGCGATGTGGCTGCGCTCGACGATGGCGTACCGCGCCTCGTTCGTGATGACGACGTTCGGGAACTTCGCGGTGACGGCGTTCGACTTCGTCGCCCTCATGATGATGTTCTCGCACATCGACGCGCTGGGCGGCTACTCGCTGCCCGAGATCGCCCTGCTGTACGGATCGGCGGCGACCGCGTTCGGGCTGGCCGATCTGACACTGGGGTCGATGGACCGGCTGGGCAGGCGGGTGCGGGACGGGACGCTGGACATCCTGCTGGTGCGCCCGGTCCCGGTACTGGCCCAGGTGGCGGCGGACCGGTTCGCGCTGCGCCGGCTGGGGCGGGTCACCCAGGGGCTGCTGGTGCTCGGGTACGCGCTGGTGTCGCTGGACATCGCGTGGACGCCGCTGAAGGTGGTGATGCTGCCACTGATGGTGCTGAGCGGGGCGGCGATCTTCGGTGCGGTGTTCGCGGCGGGGGCGGCGTTCCAGTTCTTCGCGCAGGACGCCTCCGAGGTGCAGAACTCCTTCACGTACGGGGGGACCACGCTGCTCCAGTACCCGCCGACGGTCTTCGCGAAGGACCTGGTGCGCGGGGTCACGTTCGTGGTGCCGCTGGCCTTCGTCAGCTGGCTGCCCGCGCTGTATGTGCTGGGCCGGGAGTACCCGCTGGACCTGCCGCGCTGGGTGGCGTTCCTGCCACCGGTGGTGGCGGCGCTGTGCTGGGTACTGGCCGGGCTGGCGTGGCGGGCGGGGCTGCGCGCGTACCGCAGCACGGGCAGCTGA
- the rdgB gene encoding RdgB/HAM1 family non-canonical purine NTP pyrophosphatase translates to MTRLILATRNAGKITELHAILADAGLAHDLVGADAYPEIPDVKETGVTFAENALLKAHALARATGHPAVADDSGLCVDVLGGAPGIFSARWSGTHGDDRANLDLLLAQLADIAPEHRAAHFACAAALALPDGTERVVVGRLPGTLRHTPSGTNGFGYDPILQPEGESRTCAELSPAEKNAISHRGKAFRALVPVVRELVG, encoded by the coding sequence ATGACCCGCCTGATCCTCGCCACCCGCAACGCCGGGAAAATCACCGAACTCCACGCGATCCTCGCCGACGCGGGCCTTGCCCACGACCTCGTCGGCGCGGACGCGTACCCCGAGATCCCCGACGTCAAGGAAACCGGCGTCACCTTCGCCGAGAACGCCCTCCTCAAGGCCCACGCCCTCGCCAGGGCCACCGGCCACCCGGCCGTCGCCGACGACTCCGGCCTCTGCGTGGACGTCCTCGGCGGCGCCCCCGGCATCTTCTCGGCCCGCTGGTCCGGCACCCACGGCGACGACCGGGCCAACCTGGACCTGCTCCTGGCCCAACTCGCCGACATCGCCCCCGAACACCGCGCCGCCCACTTCGCCTGCGCCGCCGCGCTGGCCCTCCCCGACGGCACGGAACGCGTGGTCGTGGGCCGCCTCCCGGGCACCCTGCGCCACACCCCGTCGGGCACGAACGGCTTCGGCTACGACCCGATCCTCCAGCCCGAGGGCGAGTCCCGTACCTGCGCCGAGCTGTCCCCCGCGGAGAAGAACGCGATCAGCCACCGGGGTAAGGCGTTCCGGGCGCTGGTTCCGGTGGTCCGGGAGCTGGTGGGCTGA
- a CDS encoding transglycosylase domain-containing protein gives MNDDPQNWAPRDHTAAAATPGEGADGSGAPGAKGRKGRTKRPKRTGWRRIIPTWRMVLGTVLGIALLLVGGFVAGYQIVDIPAANASATAQSNVYLYKDGSVIARDGEVNRENIQLSQVPLTVQHAVLAAEDRDFYSERAVDVKAMIRAAWNTLTGKGKQGGSTITQQYVKNYYLGQEQTVVRKAKEFFIAVKLNREESKDEIFEGYLNTSYFGRNAYGIQAAAQAYYSKNVEELTTAEGAYLASLLNAPSAYDVVVHPENKGAALARWNYVLNGMVKEDWLGAAERAATEFPVPGKAKPATGLSGQRGYLVQAVEDYLTGNRIIDEKTLATGGYRITTTLEKKKQDALVKAVDTQVMAKTSDERPADRNVRVGGASIDPGTGEVVAMYGGIDYTKQYVNNATRRDYQVGSTFKPFVFTSAVANGSTTLDGRRITPNTVYDGTNKRTVQGRDGSTGYAPANEDDVSYGPVTVRTATDKSINAVYAQMAQDVGPGKVKDTAVALGIPENTPDLTASPSIALGPATASVLDMTEAYATLANHGKHGAYTLVAKVSKDGEEVALPGRNTERTVSREAADTTTSILRSVVEGGTGTAAQAAGRPAAGKTGTAEEDKAAWFAGYTPDLATVVAVMGQDPDTGAQKPLYGALGLPRVNGGGAPAATWAAYTEAALRSSDAAEFDLDLEPGAAETVPPTEEDPGTTEPAEPSDTPSSTPPSSPPSSTPTTPGPTDGGTDTGGTDTGGTTGGTDGGTDTGGQSDGGTGGDGGTGGTGGGTDGGTGTTGGDGGGDGGFTEGAQGPRARG, from the coding sequence ATGAACGACGACCCGCAGAACTGGGCCCCGCGCGACCACACAGCCGCCGCGGCCACGCCCGGTGAGGGCGCCGACGGCAGTGGTGCGCCGGGCGCGAAGGGCAGGAAGGGGCGCACGAAGCGCCCCAAGAGGACCGGCTGGCGCCGCATCATCCCCACCTGGCGCATGGTCCTCGGCACCGTACTCGGCATCGCCCTGCTGCTCGTCGGCGGCTTCGTCGCCGGGTACCAGATCGTCGACATCCCGGCCGCCAACGCGAGCGCCACCGCGCAGTCCAATGTCTACCTCTACAAGGACGGCAGCGTCATCGCCCGCGACGGCGAGGTCAACCGGGAGAACATCCAGCTCTCACAGGTCCCCCTCACCGTCCAGCACGCCGTGCTCGCCGCCGAGGACCGCGACTTCTACTCCGAGCGGGCCGTGGACGTGAAGGCGATGATCCGCGCCGCCTGGAACACGCTCACCGGGAAGGGCAAGCAGGGCGGCTCGACCATCACGCAGCAGTACGTCAAGAACTACTACCTCGGCCAGGAACAGACCGTCGTCCGCAAGGCCAAGGAGTTCTTCATCGCGGTCAAGCTCAACCGCGAGGAGAGCAAGGACGAGATCTTCGAGGGCTACCTCAACACCAGCTACTTCGGCCGCAACGCCTACGGCATCCAGGCCGCCGCCCAGGCGTACTACAGCAAGAACGTCGAGGAGCTCACCACCGCCGAGGGGGCCTATCTCGCCTCGCTGCTGAACGCCCCCAGCGCGTACGACGTGGTCGTCCACCCCGAGAACAAGGGCGCCGCCCTCGCCCGCTGGAACTACGTCCTGAACGGCATGGTCAAGGAGGACTGGCTCGGCGCCGCCGAACGCGCGGCGACCGAATTCCCCGTACCCGGCAAGGCCAAGCCCGCCACCGGGCTCTCCGGACAGCGCGGCTATCTCGTCCAGGCCGTCGAGGACTACCTCACCGGCAACAGGATCATCGACGAGAAGACCCTCGCGACCGGCGGCTACCGCATCACGACCACGCTGGAGAAGAAGAAGCAGGACGCGTTGGTCAAGGCCGTCGACACCCAGGTGATGGCCAAGACCAGCGACGAACGGCCCGCCGACCGGAACGTCCGCGTCGGCGGCGCCTCCATCGACCCCGGCACCGGCGAGGTCGTCGCCATGTACGGCGGCATCGACTACACCAAGCAGTACGTCAACAACGCCACCCGCCGCGACTACCAGGTCGGCTCCACCTTCAAGCCGTTCGTCTTCACCTCCGCCGTCGCCAACGGCTCCACCACCCTCGACGGGCGGCGCATCACCCCCAACACCGTCTACGACGGCACCAACAAGCGCACCGTCCAGGGCCGCGACGGCTCCACCGGTTACGCCCCGGCCAACGAGGACGACGTCAGCTACGGCCCCGTCACCGTCCGCACGGCCACCGACAAGTCCATCAACGCCGTCTACGCGCAGATGGCCCAGGACGTCGGCCCCGGCAAGGTCAAGGACACCGCCGTCGCCCTCGGCATCCCCGAGAACACCCCCGACCTCACCGCGTCCCCCTCCATCGCGCTGGGCCCCGCGACCGCCAGCGTCCTCGACATGACCGAGGCGTACGCCACCCTGGCCAACCACGGCAAGCACGGCGCGTACACCCTCGTCGCCAAGGTCAGCAAGGACGGCGAGGAGGTCGCCCTCCCCGGCCGGAACACCGAGCGGACCGTCTCCCGCGAGGCCGCCGACACCACCACCTCGATCCTCCGGAGCGTCGTCGAAGGCGGCACCGGCACCGCCGCCCAGGCCGCGGGCCGCCCCGCCGCGGGCAAGACCGGAACCGCCGAGGAGGACAAGGCCGCCTGGTTCGCCGGATACACCCCCGACCTCGCGACCGTGGTCGCGGTCATGGGCCAGGACCCCGACACGGGCGCGCAGAAGCCGCTCTACGGCGCGCTGGGACTGCCCCGCGTCAACGGCGGCGGCGCCCCCGCCGCGACCTGGGCCGCCTACACGGAGGCCGCCCTGCGCTCCTCGGACGCGGCGGAATTCGACCTCGACCTGGAGCCCGGCGCGGCGGAGACCGTCCCGCCCACCGAGGAGGACCCGGGCACCACCGAACCGGCCGAGCCGAGCGACACCCCGTCCAGCACGCCTCCGAGCAGCCCCCCGAGCAGTACTCCCACCACCCCCGGCCCGACCGACGGCGGTACGGACACGGGCGGTACGGACACCGGCGGCACCACGGGCGGGACCGACGGAGGCACGGACACCGGCGGCCAGAGCGACGGCGGAACCGGGGGCGACGGCGGCACGGGAGGCACCGGCGGCGGGACGGACGGCGGCACCGGCACCACAGGCGGTGACGGGGGCGGTGACGGGGGCTTCACGGAAGGCGCCCAGGGCCCCCGTGCGCGCGGCTGA
- a CDS encoding co-chaperone GroES: MSDNTHDDKLPIRMLHDRVLVRTDTPEGERRSGGGILIPATAAVGRRLAWAVVVAVGQNVRTVEPGDRVLYDPEDRAEVEVRGVAYVLMRERDLHAVAADRFEGSVDSTGLYL, translated from the coding sequence GTGAGCGACAACACCCACGACGACAAGCTGCCCATCCGTATGCTGCACGATCGCGTGCTGGTGCGGACCGATACGCCCGAGGGCGAACGGCGCTCCGGCGGCGGCATCCTCATTCCGGCGACGGCGGCGGTGGGCCGGCGTCTGGCGTGGGCCGTGGTGGTCGCGGTCGGACAGAACGTACGGACGGTCGAGCCGGGGGACCGGGTGCTGTACGACCCCGAGGACCGCGCCGAGGTCGAGGTGCGGGGTGTGGCGTACGTACTGATGCGGGAGCGCGACCTGCACGCCGTGGCCGCGGACCGGTTCGAGGGTTCGGTGGATTCGACCGGGCTGTATCTGTAG